A single window of Candidatus Limnocylindrales bacterium DNA harbors:
- a CDS encoding ATP-binding protein translates to MSPSILEKVKDQLGFNFVVVLLAGLLGFLLNTLPIELFYKVWIFFGSIPALIVTLTLGPLWGSLTALLASSYTVYLWNSFHGVVLYTLEALVLGSLVSQQRSPIIMDMFYWILIGSPLTYWFYTSWLGYSKIYVSILWVGLILNGFINITLAKLLLLLFPGISLGISRGKKPYPSESLQSYLFVTFIIVAITPVAIMSLVNSRSLIKSKLEERKNNLKEISNSVSISIDKYIKLHMEGLQTLVKQLESRKNLAPSPEIENLIETAYKEYQGFSAVYLADASGQVMVIKPSSSASEVMNFSSRDYYKQLVQTKNTTISEVFFAIEGGFEPTVVIVSPVLDEKGQMMAFIGGTLNLKVINHFIDKFKTDKDREIIVVDERNRVISSSNPKRYWALKDLGNTELITQALKEESEVFQYQLDEAKERVSPESAIRLVGFQVLRPLGWKVLIEQSLQEIYSEIQVIYQRLAFWIFGICGFSIFISILLSRTISQPIKELEAEAKSFISNLGHRKVSSRSLIAPTEVTTLARAFSEMAQEIEGSYSKLERMVKERTEELETKNFELQQMNKKLEEINRLKSAFLANMSHELRTPLNSILSLSEGLIRKIPGELNQDQEKYLKIIFKNGKDLLELINDLLDLAKIEAGKMKLNHRVFVVNRLIEEVVEIIYPMTQEKGLHFFVEVDTSTPPVIYSDEEQIKRIILNLASNAVKFTEKGLVVLGVKRRLQQDTQRPYIQFSVSDTGIGISKEHQEAIFGEFIQVDISRARRYQGAGLGLAICKKLVQILEGEIWLNSEPAEGSTFMFTIPTCEDQISPEALAYILEGEKNVEARFRKFELRLKNDQGRKVLLIEDVISTQYAIKFLLATRNIQVIIPDHRPEECYKNLEVQPDLILVDVSIPDRDGHTILKAFREIQAFREIPILAITSGSKEEQGNKWIKMGYNDYITKPIQDSDLLDKVTYWLNPICC, encoded by the coding sequence ATGAGTCCTTCCATATTGGAAAAAGTAAAAGATCAGCTTGGGTTCAATTTTGTGGTAGTACTTCTGGCCGGATTATTAGGTTTTCTGTTAAATACCCTTCCCATAGAGTTATTCTATAAAGTATGGATCTTTTTCGGAAGTATCCCTGCTTTAATTGTTACCCTTACCCTGGGTCCCTTATGGGGATCTCTAACAGCCCTTCTTGCTTCGAGTTATACTGTTTATCTGTGGAATTCCTTTCACGGGGTTGTTCTTTACACCCTTGAAGCTCTCGTACTTGGTAGCCTGGTCAGCCAACAAAGGTCTCCCATTATCATGGACATGTTTTACTGGATTCTGATAGGGTCTCCACTGACCTATTGGTTTTATACTTCCTGGTTAGGTTATTCAAAGATTTACGTAAGCATCCTGTGGGTTGGATTAATTCTAAATGGATTTATCAACATAACTTTGGCTAAATTGCTGCTGTTGCTGTTCCCCGGCATCAGTCTCGGTATTTCTAGAGGAAAGAAACCTTATCCAAGCGAAAGTCTTCAATCTTATCTTTTTGTGACCTTTATCATCGTAGCCATTACCCCGGTTGCCATAATGAGCCTCGTTAACAGTCGCTCCCTGATTAAAAGCAAACTGGAGGAGCGAAAAAATAATCTAAAAGAAATCTCCAACTCGGTAAGTATCAGCATTGATAAATACATAAAACTCCATATGGAAGGGCTCCAGACCCTGGTCAAGCAGCTTGAATCCAGAAAAAATCTGGCGCCTTCCCCAGAAATTGAAAACCTGATCGAAACGGCTTACAAGGAGTATCAAGGATTTTCCGCTGTTTATCTGGCAGATGCCTCCGGCCAGGTCATGGTAATAAAACCGAGTTCCAGTGCTTCAGAGGTGATGAACTTTAGTAGCCGGGATTATTATAAGCAGCTTGTCCAAACGAAAAATACCACGATTTCAGAGGTATTTTTTGCCATAGAAGGAGGTTTTGAACCGACGGTTGTAATCGTTAGTCCGGTTCTAGACGAAAAAGGGCAAATGATGGCTTTTATCGGGGGAACACTGAACCTGAAGGTTATCAATCATTTCATCGACAAATTTAAAACCGATAAAGACCGGGAAATTATCGTGGTAGATGAACGAAATCGGGTGATCAGTTCCAGTAATCCAAAACGTTATTGGGCCCTCAAGGATCTGGGAAACACAGAACTTATAACCCAGGCTCTTAAAGAAGAATCTGAAGTTTTTCAGTATCAGCTCGATGAAGCGAAGGAGAGGGTCTCACCGGAGTCGGCCATCCGTCTGGTTGGGTTCCAGGTTCTTCGCCCTCTAGGATGGAAAGTTCTTATTGAGCAATCCTTACAAGAAATCTACTCGGAAATTCAAGTTATTTATCAACGACTGGCTTTCTGGATCTTTGGAATCTGTGGATTTTCTATCTTTATCAGTATTTTACTTTCCAGAACGATCTCACAGCCTATTAAAGAATTAGAAGCAGAGGCTAAATCCTTCATCAGCAACCTGGGACATAGAAAAGTCTCCTCCCGAAGCCTCATTGCTCCTACGGAGGTAACGACCCTGGCCAGGGCTTTTTCTGAAATGGCTCAAGAGATTGAAGGCTCTTACTCAAAGCTGGAGAGAATGGTTAAGGAAAGAACTGAGGAATTGGAGACTAAGAATTTTGAACTTCAGCAAATGAATAAAAAACTTGAAGAAATCAATCGACTCAAATCGGCTTTCCTGGCCAACATGTCCCATGAGTTGAGAACCCCCTTGAACTCCATCCTGTCCCTGTCAGAAGGTCTGATTCGCAAGATCCCCGGAGAACTCAACCAGGATCAGGAAAAATATTTAAAGATCATCTTCAAAAATGGCAAAGACTTGTTGGAGTTGATCAATGATCTCCTGGATCTGGCTAAAATAGAGGCTGGAAAGATGAAGTTAAATCACCGGGTTTTTGTAGTTAATCGCCTCATCGAGGAGGTTGTGGAGATCATTTATCCCATGACCCAAGAAAAGGGGTTACACTTCTTTGTTGAAGTGGATACATCTACACCCCCTGTGATTTACAGTGATGAAGAGCAAATCAAAAGGATTATTTTAAACCTGGCCAGCAATGCAGTTAAATTTACAGAGAAAGGACTGGTGGTTCTTGGGGTCAAAAGACGCCTCCAGCAAGATACCCAAAGACCATATATTCAATTTTCTGTATCGGATACCGGAATCGGAATTTCGAAAGAGCATCAAGAAGCCATATTTGGAGAGTTTATCCAGGTGGATATTTCCAGGGCCCGTCGCTATCAAGGAGCGGGGTTAGGCCTTGCCATATGTAAAAAACTGGTTCAAATCTTAGAAGGAGAGATCTGGCTTAACAGTGAGCCTGCAGAAGGCTCCACCTTTATGTTTACTATCCCTACCTGTGAAGATCAGATAAGTCCTGAAGCCCTGGCCTATATCCTAGAAGGGGAGAAAAATGTAGAAGCCAGATTTCGAAAATTTGAACTCAGACTTAAGAATGACCAGGGTCGCAAAGTTCTATTGATAGAAGATGTTATATCTACCCAGTATGCGATCAAGTTCCTCCTGGCAACCAGGAACATCCAGGTTATCATCCCAGACCACAGACCAGAAGAATGTTATAAGAATCTGGAGGTTCAACCTGATTTAATCCTGGTGGATGTGTCGATTCCAGATCGAGATGGACACACGATCCTTAAAGCTTTTAGAGAAATCCAAGCATTTAGGGAAATTCCTATCCTGGCGATTACCTCAGGTTCTAAAGAAGAACAGGGAAACAAATGGATAAAAATGGGGTATAATGATTATATTACAAAACCGATCCAGGACTCGGATTTGTTAGATAAAGTAACCTATTGGCTTAACCCAATCTGTTGTTAG
- a CDS encoding sigma 54-interacting transcriptional regulator, with protein sequence MAKILIVDDRRDNIFSATVKLKEDNYEILTETQAEEALKKAEEELPDCILLDVNMPEMDGFEICRRLKQNPKTQDIPVLFTTAIYRDTESIVRGLEVGGDDYIVSPFEAQELRARVKVLVRLKKSRDELREKNLELELANEQLREKNNDLIRANNFLSSIMDWSDYSILTGDLQGTILTFNEGGKRTFAYEAGEVIGKPIGILFTKEFNEPEQIQNMIEAIVTTGRYEGEMKGVRKNQEIFPVHAVFTLRKDENGKPFGFVNISRDLSKEKKLELTVEQKEEELQRATQELERKNKELELRYKFKKDIIGYSPKMLQVFKIIEQVSQIDSTVLIQGESGTGKELIAKAIHYNSPRAKGPLRTVNCAALPETLIESELFGHEKGAFTGADRQKKGQFELANKGTIFLDEIGEVSLSTQVKLLRVLQEKEIIRVGGDNPIKIDVRIITATNKNLEEEVKKGNFRQDLLYRLNVIPIVLPPLRERRDDIQLLVNHFLKKTCERLGKKVKISPEAMQALTNYQWPGNVRELENIIERAVVFEETDTITLSSLPQTIAENAILNPSWDKKDQGFLKKTYQELKEQAIENFHRELLDWILIKYKGNVGAAARELGLDKSNFRKIIKKYHINVRNYRQGLASTMGRTPIKKEENTS encoded by the coding sequence ATGGCAAAAATCTTAATCGTCGATGATAGAAGAGACAATATATTTTCTGCGACGGTCAAATTAAAAGAGGACAACTATGAAATCCTCACGGAGACTCAGGCCGAAGAAGCTCTTAAGAAGGCTGAAGAGGAGTTACCGGATTGTATCCTGCTCGATGTAAACATGCCGGAAATGGATGGATTTGAGATTTGCAGGAGACTTAAACAAAATCCCAAGACCCAGGATATTCCAGTTTTGTTTACAACTGCCATCTATCGAGATACAGAGAGTATTGTAAGGGGGTTGGAAGTTGGAGGAGATGATTATATTGTATCACCGTTTGAAGCTCAAGAACTCAGGGCTCGGGTCAAGGTTCTGGTTCGTCTCAAAAAGAGCCGGGATGAATTAAGAGAGAAGAATCTGGAGTTGGAACTGGCCAATGAGCAACTCAGAGAAAAGAATAACGATCTCATCCGGGCCAATAATTTTCTCAGCAGTATTATGGATTGGTCCGATTATTCTATTCTGACCGGCGATTTGCAAGGGACTATCTTGACTTTTAATGAAGGGGGGAAACGGACGTTTGCTTATGAAGCAGGGGAAGTTATCGGAAAACCCATAGGTATCTTATTTACGAAGGAGTTTAATGAGCCTGAGCAAATCCAGAACATGATCGAAGCCATTGTTACAACCGGACGCTATGAAGGGGAAATGAAAGGAGTTCGAAAGAATCAGGAAATTTTCCCGGTGCATGCAGTATTTACCCTGAGAAAGGATGAAAACGGAAAACCTTTCGGATTTGTCAATATCTCAAGAGATCTTTCTAAAGAGAAGAAACTGGAATTAACCGTTGAGCAGAAGGAGGAAGAACTCCAGAGAGCTACCCAAGAATTAGAACGGAAAAATAAAGAACTGGAACTACGCTACAAATTCAAGAAGGATATCATTGGATATAGTCCCAAAATGCTGCAGGTATTTAAGATTATCGAACAGGTCTCCCAGATTGATTCTACGGTTTTAATTCAGGGAGAAAGCGGGACCGGAAAGGAATTAATCGCTAAAGCCATCCACTACAATAGCCCACGAGCCAAAGGCCCCCTAAGAACCGTTAATTGTGCTGCACTTCCAGAAACTCTGATCGAAAGTGAGCTATTCGGCCACGAAAAGGGAGCTTTTACCGGAGCAGACCGACAAAAGAAGGGACAGTTTGAGCTGGCCAATAAAGGAACGATCTTCCTGGATGAAATCGGAGAAGTCTCCCTGAGTACTCAGGTGAAACTGCTGCGGGTTCTTCAAGAAAAAGAGATCATCCGGGTCGGAGGGGATAATCCAATTAAAATAGATGTCCGAATTATTACCGCTACCAACAAAAATCTGGAAGAAGAAGTCAAAAAAGGAAATTTTAGACAGGATTTGTTATATCGACTCAATGTAATCCCTATCGTTTTACCTCCACTCAGAGAAAGACGGGATGATATCCAGTTGCTGGTCAATCACTTTCTAAAGAAAACCTGTGAGCGCCTGGGAAAGAAAGTCAAAATCTCCCCAGAGGCCATGCAGGCCCTTACGAATTATCAATGGCCCGGTAACGTAAGAGAACTTGAAAATATCATCGAACGGGCCGTGGTTTTTGAAGAGACCGATACCATTACCTTAAGTTCCTTACCTCAGACCATAGCTGAAAATGCTATTCTCAATCCATCCTGGGATAAAAAGGATCAAGGATTTCTAAAAAAGACCTATCAGGAGTTAAAAGAACAGGCCATTGAAAACTTCCATAGGGAACTCTTAGACTGGATTCTGATCAAATACAAGGGCAATGTGGGAGCCGCAGCCAGAGAGCTTGGATTAGATAAAAGTAATTTCAGGAAAATCATTAAGAAATACCATATTAATGTACGGAATTACCGTCAAGGCCTGGCAAGTACCATGGGACGTACCCCAATCAAAAAGGAAGAGAATACCAGCTAA
- the uppS gene encoding polyprenyl diphosphate synthase, which produces MKTTAKRQKEFSRLPQHVGIIPDGNRRWAKKRGLAQQEGYEAGIEPGLRLLNLCRELGIKEASVYGFTKENVHRPSEQIEKFREACVKFVFSAIEVGAALLVVGDSDSPVFPDALRPFTKQRTQGDIRVNLLVNYGWQWDLLSALEHARTNNTLSYSGIPRALASGDVSRVDLVVRWGGRRRLSGFLPIQCAYADMYVIDTLWPDMTLEEFLDALRWYQEQDITLGG; this is translated from the coding sequence TTGAAAACGACAGCGAAAAGGCAAAAGGAGTTTTCTCGCCTTCCTCAACATGTAGGTATTATTCCAGACGGAAACCGTCGTTGGGCAAAGAAGCGAGGTCTTGCGCAGCAGGAAGGTTATGAGGCTGGAATTGAGCCCGGACTTCGTCTCCTGAATCTTTGTCGGGAACTGGGAATTAAAGAAGCTTCGGTTTATGGTTTCACCAAGGAGAATGTACATCGACCGTCCGAACAAATCGAGAAGTTTCGAGAGGCCTGCGTAAAGTTTGTTTTCTCTGCCATTGAAGTGGGTGCGGCTTTGCTGGTCGTGGGTGATTCGGACTCTCCCGTTTTTCCAGATGCCCTTCGGCCTTTTACAAAACAACGGACCCAGGGAGATATTCGGGTTAATTTGCTGGTAAACTATGGCTGGCAATGGGATCTCCTGTCAGCTCTGGAACATGCACGAACCAACAATACCCTTTCCTACTCTGGAATACCACGGGCTTTGGCTTCCGGGGATGTTTCACGCGTGGATCTTGTTGTACGTTGGGGTGGACGTCGTCGTCTTTCCGGCTTTCTGCCGATCCAATGTGCCTATGCAGATATGTATGTCATCGATACTCTTTGGCCGGACATGACTCTAGAGGAATTCTTAGATGCCCTTCGCTGGTATCAGGAACAGGACATCACCCTGGGCGGATAA
- a CDS encoding alpha-2-macroglobulin family protein, protein MYCSTCFRPNPADAEVCIHCKQNIGYLYDRVFVGQQFIFVQADNEHPVTLEVDGTLQTYCATTILSLHRHGVSFGDNSGGGKTRGQEGSLPDRPRLPWPSLKLLTVVTDRKIYRTGSEAALFIVAPDMAEDEAAVEIQLAGQKVYEAKVTLNPGGLALHRYPDLKEGEYKAIVTLSDNTQAECTFSVAEFTLSPLLAILETYQYTGQYLTFTLKLFLLSTPYSGPVELGLQCQVCSECVVAVQKVKAKKGIVRGQFNLSNHSGPFHVQVITPEGHTALVSFPGTGVKERKPIPINLLGQTARMGLIPWENAQPLRGFYVGLGEVNRTPLVLESIQAVRGRLQVVTDLLTTQLIVFNPRTGISQVIDRADLKQGETLEFDAEAPYTLFTVGAFTREKPFEGWGVVIKPLAFEAMLTVPATAQPGEEVTIHLKTTWENGGEVQDPKSGTENGDLPSSISPVGSSIHPLFCLLLVYDARLEHESLLPKLAKRIYESIREATHSLAAGSVSNLQDEDLVLPGDLDFLIMEPDIIMSFQKDFSLQSDISPAGAARELDFLMTTDKLPEVMVAPIRMEFPEMVHLELLCLNGQVSRKVKLGDQIGTWRVRAYLFQEVDYRELTSDIQVDKPLYAELDLPTIASVGDAITAAVHYHTREPADLIIATPFDRTQTRVQGEGTECILIKGPGRVEVRIENQTGSDWSVRAIDGPGVQKVTASRLMILDQGQTVQGERVVVYPSMGPVLRDTVTALIHYPFG, encoded by the coding sequence ATGTATTGTTCCACCTGTTTCCGTCCTAATCCGGCTGACGCTGAAGTATGTATCCATTGTAAACAGAATATAGGTTACTTATACGACCGGGTATTTGTCGGCCAGCAGTTTATCTTTGTCCAGGCCGATAACGAACACCCCGTGACGTTAGAGGTAGATGGAACCCTTCAAACCTACTGTGCGACTACGATCCTTTCGCTCCACCGGCACGGGGTGAGTTTCGGGGATAACTCGGGCGGCGGTAAAACAAGGGGACAAGAGGGATCATTACCTGATCGGCCTCGACTTCCCTGGCCTTCGCTTAAATTACTGACCGTGGTGACCGACCGTAAGATTTACCGAACCGGTAGCGAGGCAGCTCTGTTCATTGTTGCACCGGATATGGCGGAGGATGAAGCCGCTGTTGAGATCCAACTGGCCGGACAAAAGGTGTATGAGGCAAAGGTAACTCTCAATCCAGGAGGTCTGGCTTTGCATCGTTACCCAGATCTAAAAGAAGGGGAGTATAAGGCCATCGTTACCTTATCCGATAATACCCAGGCTGAATGTACCTTCAGTGTAGCCGAGTTTACCCTTTCCCCCCTTCTGGCTATCCTGGAAACATATCAGTATACAGGACAATATCTTACCTTCACCCTCAAGCTATTTTTGCTTTCCACACCCTATTCGGGTCCGGTGGAGCTTGGATTGCAATGCCAGGTTTGTAGTGAATGCGTAGTAGCCGTGCAAAAGGTAAAGGCCAAAAAGGGTATCGTTCGGGGTCAATTTAATCTTTCAAATCATAGTGGTCCGTTCCATGTACAAGTCATCACGCCAGAAGGTCATACAGCGCTTGTTTCGTTTCCGGGAACCGGTGTCAAAGAACGAAAACCTATCCCGATCAACCTGCTGGGTCAGACGGCCAGGATGGGGTTGATACCCTGGGAGAACGCTCAGCCTTTGCGGGGCTTTTATGTCGGTTTGGGTGAAGTTAACAGGACTCCCCTGGTCCTGGAAAGTATCCAGGCAGTCAGAGGCAGACTGCAGGTGGTTACAGACCTGTTAACGACCCAGCTCATCGTCTTCAACCCACGTACCGGAATCAGCCAGGTAATCGACCGGGCCGACCTCAAACAGGGTGAAACCCTCGAGTTTGACGCCGAAGCACCCTATACCCTGTTCACGGTTGGGGCATTTACCCGAGAAAAACCCTTTGAGGGTTGGGGCGTTGTGATCAAGCCACTGGCGTTTGAAGCCATGCTAACCGTGCCGGCCACTGCACAGCCCGGTGAAGAAGTTACAATCCACCTTAAAACAACATGGGAGAATGGTGGAGAGGTTCAGGATCCAAAATCGGGGACTGAAAATGGTGATCTTCCTTCCTCTATCTCCCCTGTTGGGTCTTCCATCCATCCACTTTTTTGTCTGCTTCTGGTCTACGACGCCCGACTGGAACACGAGAGCCTCCTCCCCAAACTCGCCAAAAGGATTTACGAAAGCATCCGAGAGGCGACCCATAGTTTGGCTGCCGGGTCGGTATCTAACCTACAAGACGAGGACTTAGTTCTACCTGGTGACCTTGATTTCCTTATTATGGAGCCCGACATCATTATGAGCTTTCAAAAAGATTTCTCTCTGCAGTCCGACATCAGCCCGGCGGGGGCTGCGCGTGAGTTAGACTTCCTCATGACTACAGACAAGCTACCGGAGGTAATGGTAGCTCCTATCCGCATGGAGTTCCCTGAGATGGTCCACCTGGAGCTACTTTGCCTGAATGGTCAGGTTTCACGCAAGGTCAAATTGGGGGATCAGATTGGTACCTGGCGTGTGCGGGCTTACTTATTCCAGGAGGTAGACTACCGCGAACTCACTTCGGATATTCAAGTGGATAAACCACTATATGCTGAGTTGGATCTACCCACCATTGCCAGTGTCGGAGATGCTATTACCGCCGCGGTTCATTATCATACCCGCGAGCCTGCTGATCTGATTATTGCCACGCCTTTTGATAGAACCCAAACTCGGGTCCAGGGTGAGGGTACGGAATGCATCTTGATCAAAGGCCCAGGTCGTGTGGAGGTTCGCATTGAAAATCAGACCGGATCAGATTGGAGTGTTCGTGCCATAGATGGACCCGGGGTGCAGAAGGTGACGGCTTCCCGGTTGATGATCCTGGACCAGGGTCAGACCGTCCAGGGTGAGCGGGTGGTCGTTTACCCTTCCATGGGACCGGTACTGAGGGACACTGTTACTGCCCTGATTCACTACCCCTTTGGCTGA
- a CDS encoding tetratricopeptide repeat protein, whose protein sequence is MRYLYGILTMIILLSNTLSYAGTVDPALVGSWLTSKDDQTRGTKFRILWVIRPTGEASVNLVTEETGFLITNPESWAVRVPNKPGDLAHGKYAVKSTNAFSTQEAGSPYDEIQWTRIPSGTRPSGIDPIFLDKVLAAPQGGSPQNPLNSALVGLWQASVVKDGIPLTLVWRISPNGHSIRVISSAEVKMHVEADNGQLKMIPVDGPITEATYEILQADRLEMTDKEGTILWVRVGKKDSSKLQPSETTSAIVGPVEPSVVGIWELKVPNARGVARWIWEIQSDGTYNFRSEGPGSPAPHSGSVTIKDGHWSLKSTHGYTDEGTYQLPDTDTLIATGNLGTGVWRRSSEIQTNLKEPDRDDRSFPSPPKPGMAQSTLPERGSTSDAIQSQPSTPSTEATTHARTLFEQGKELYLAGDYAAAAQRFLEAAKLGYDQAQLQIGYQYEYGEGVLQNYTEAARWYQLSARQGNATAQSNLGALYEDGKGVPEDWMTAAYWYALSARQGHDLGEFRLGRAYEYGMGVPQDRNTAIFWYDKAAAHGHAQAAYMARHLRQILSVTFRTEEERQLIGFRTYRDPRGRVFRNEAERFSYLMGERQANDAADAWLDYDSRKDEYDRCRNAGRSGCIEPMPPAFPRP, encoded by the coding sequence ATGCGCTACCTATATGGAATACTGACTATGATAATCCTTCTAAGCAACACACTTTCCTACGCGGGAACCGTGGATCCGGCCCTGGTTGGAAGTTGGCTTACCAGTAAAGATGACCAGACCAGAGGAACGAAGTTTCGTATTCTCTGGGTTATTCGTCCGACCGGTGAGGCGTCCGTTAACCTTGTCACCGAAGAGACCGGGTTCCTCATTACAAACCCGGAAAGTTGGGCGGTAAGGGTTCCCAATAAGCCTGGGGATCTTGCCCATGGCAAATATGCTGTGAAGAGTACCAATGCCTTTTCGACCCAGGAAGCCGGATCCCCTTATGATGAAATTCAATGGACCCGGATTCCGTCCGGAACACGACCGTCGGGTATAGATCCTATTTTTTTAGATAAGGTTTTGGCTGCTCCTCAAGGAGGGTCTCCGCAAAATCCATTAAATTCGGCCCTGGTGGGTCTCTGGCAGGCAAGTGTAGTAAAGGACGGTATTCCGTTGACCCTGGTTTGGCGGATCAGTCCAAATGGCCATTCGATTCGTGTCATTTCGAGTGCAGAAGTTAAGATGCATGTGGAAGCCGACAATGGGCAGTTGAAGATGATACCGGTTGATGGACCGATCACAGAAGCTACCTATGAAATTCTTCAGGCCGATAGGTTGGAGATGACCGATAAGGAAGGTACTATACTATGGGTCCGTGTGGGTAAGAAAGATTCCTCAAAGTTACAACCTTCGGAAACTACTTCGGCCATTGTCGGTCCGGTTGAGCCGTCAGTGGTGGGTATCTGGGAACTCAAGGTACCCAATGCAAGGGGTGTGGCACGCTGGATATGGGAGATCCAATCTGATGGTACTTACAACTTCCGAAGTGAAGGGCCCGGCTCTCCGGCCCCCCATAGCGGAAGTGTTACGATCAAGGACGGACATTGGAGTTTAAAGTCAACCCACGGTTATACAGATGAGGGCACTTATCAATTGCCGGATACAGACACGCTGATAGCCACAGGTAATCTCGGCACAGGTGTGTGGCGACGAAGTAGTGAGATACAGACGAACCTCAAGGAACCAGATAGAGACGACAGGTCTTTTCCGTCCCCACCGAAACCAGGGATGGCGCAGTCGACCCTACCTGAAAGGGGATCTACTTCCGATGCGATTCAAAGTCAGCCCTCGACCCCCAGTACCGAGGCAACCACCCATGCCCGCACGCTCTTTGAGCAGGGCAAAGAACTTTATCTCGCCGGGGACTATGCAGCGGCCGCACAACGGTTTCTGGAGGCGGCAAAACTGGGTTATGATCAGGCTCAATTACAGATAGGGTATCAATATGAGTACGGGGAAGGAGTCCTCCAGAATTACACCGAAGCAGCTCGGTGGTATCAGCTCTCGGCCCGGCAGGGTAACGCTACGGCGCAGAGCAACCTGGGTGCCCTTTACGAAGATGGCAAGGGGGTACCCGAGGATTGGATGACCGCTGCCTATTGGTATGCCTTGAGTGCCAGGCAAGGCCATGACCTGGGCGAGTTCCGCTTAGGACGCGCTTACGAGTATGGTATGGGGGTTCCCCAGGATCGTAACACCGCCATCTTCTGGTACGATAAAGCCGCAGCACACGGCCACGCCCAGGCAGCCTATATGGCCCGGCACCTGCGACAAATCCTGAGCGTTACCTTCCGTACAGAGGAGGAACGGCAACTCATCGGGTTTCGTACTTATCGAGATCCCAGAGGCAGGGTATTCCGAAACGAAGCTGAGCGCTTTAGCTATTTGATGGGTGAGCGGCAGGCCAATGACGCTGCAGACGCCTGGCTCGACTACGATAGCAGAAAAGATGAGTACGATCGTTGTCGGAACGCGGGTCGAAGTGGTTGTATCGAGCCAATGCCTCCCGCTTTCCCCAGGCCGTAA